The proteins below come from a single Crossiella sp. CA-258035 genomic window:
- a CDS encoding amino acid permease: MPGSGLWRTKGVEQSIADTDEPETKLRKDLNAWDLTVFGVAVVIGAGIFTLAARTSGDIAGPGVTISFVLAAITCGLAALCYAEFASTVPVAGSAYTFSYATFGEFIAWILGWDLILEFALAAAVVGKGWSSYLANVLEIAGLKAPTTVTIGGLDFDWGAVLVVLVLTALLALGTKLSSRVSLVITAIKVAVVLLVILVGFFYINTANYTPFIPPAAEAGGAVAHAGSGLDQSLFSLIFGGASSTYGLYGVFAAASIVFFAFIGFDIVATTAEETRNPQRDVPRGILGSLAVVTVLYIAVSLVVTGMRPYTALATKPGPDGKPVRSTLASAFSDVGVTWAASIIAIGALAGLTTVVMVLLLGQSRVLFAMSRDGLVPQGLAKTGKHGTPVRATLFVGVVVAIAAGFFDAGRLEEMVNVGTLFAFALVSAGVLVLRKTRPDLKRGFRTPWVPFVPIVAIVACLWLMLNLTALTWVRFGVWMLAGVVLYFAYGQRKSVLARREREGVRS, encoded by the coding sequence GTGCCAGGCAGTGGCTTGTGGCGCACTAAGGGCGTTGAGCAGTCGATCGCCGACACCGATGAGCCGGAGACCAAGCTCAGGAAGGACCTCAACGCCTGGGACCTCACGGTCTTCGGCGTCGCGGTGGTGATCGGCGCGGGCATCTTCACCCTGGCCGCGCGGACCTCAGGGGACATCGCCGGTCCCGGTGTGACGATCTCCTTCGTGCTGGCCGCCATCACCTGCGGCCTGGCCGCGCTCTGCTACGCCGAGTTCGCATCCACCGTGCCGGTGGCGGGCAGCGCGTACACCTTCTCCTACGCGACCTTCGGCGAGTTCATCGCCTGGATCCTCGGCTGGGACCTGATCCTGGAGTTCGCGCTGGCCGCGGCCGTGGTCGGCAAGGGCTGGTCGAGCTACCTGGCCAACGTGCTGGAGATCGCCGGGCTCAAGGCGCCCACCACGGTCACCATCGGCGGGCTGGACTTCGACTGGGGCGCGGTGCTCGTGGTGCTGGTGCTGACCGCGCTGCTGGCCCTGGGCACCAAGCTGTCCTCCAGGGTCAGCCTGGTGATCACCGCGATCAAGGTCGCGGTGGTGCTGCTGGTCATCCTGGTCGGCTTCTTCTACATCAACACCGCCAACTACACCCCGTTCATCCCGCCGGCCGCCGAGGCCGGTGGCGCGGTGGCGCACGCGGGCAGCGGGCTGGACCAGTCGCTGTTCTCGCTGATCTTCGGCGGGGCCAGCAGCACCTACGGCCTCTACGGCGTCTTCGCCGCGGCCTCCATCGTGTTCTTCGCCTTCATCGGCTTCGACATCGTGGCCACCACCGCGGAGGAGACCCGCAACCCGCAGCGCGACGTGCCGCGCGGCATCCTCGGCTCGCTGGCCGTGGTCACCGTGCTCTACATCGCGGTGTCCCTGGTGGTCACCGGCATGCGCCCGTACACCGCGCTGGCCACCAAGCCCGGCCCGGACGGCAAACCGGTGCGCTCCACGCTGGCCTCGGCCTTCTCCGACGTCGGCGTCACCTGGGCGGCCAGCATCATCGCCATCGGCGCGCTGGCCGGTCTGACCACCGTGGTCATGGTGCTGCTGCTCGGCCAGAGCCGGGTGCTCTTCGCCATGTCCCGCGACGGCCTGGTGCCGCAGGGCCTGGCCAAGACCGGCAAGCACGGCACCCCGGTGCGCGCCACCCTGTTCGTCGGCGTCGTGGTCGCCATCGCGGCCGGTTTCTTCGACGCCGGGCGCTTGGAAGAGATGGTCAACGTCGGCACGCTGTTCGCCTTCGCGCTGGTCTCCGCCGGTGTGCTGGTGCTGCGCAAGACCCGGCCCGACCTCAAGCGCGGCTTCCGCACCCCGTGGGTGCCGTTCGTGCCGATCGTGGCGATCGTCGCCTGCCTGTGGCTGATGCTGAACCTGACCGCGCTGACCTGGGTCCGCTTCGGCGTCTGGATGCTCGCCGGTGTGGTGCTCTACTTCGCCTACGGCCAGCGCAAGTCCGTGCTCGCCCGGCGTGAGCGCGAGGGTGTGCGCAGCTAG
- the manA gene encoding mannose-6-phosphate isomerase, class I, producing MDLLRNAVRPYAWGSRTVIAELLGREVPAPHPEAELWLGAHPGDPSTLLGADGAETSLLAAINGEPEFHLGKACARRWDNRLPFLLKVLAAEEPLSIQAHPSAAQAAEGYAKEEAAGIPRDAPNRNYPDPTAKPELICALSEFHALAGFRDADRTVALLAALDVPELAGHAQLLAADPGPDGLRALFTTWITLPQLALEGLLPPLLEACIRHLRERGEFALECRTVLELGERHPGDAGVLAALLMNRLVLQPGEAIHLPAGNLHAYLHGTGVEILANSDNILRGGLTPKHVDVPELLRVLDFSCGDMPVLRGERVSRHLTAYPTPAPEFELSRVDIPADAPAAEEVLLPADGPQILICTQGKALLTAEDGTRLELPRGASAWLAAGDPKTRVSNPTDTDLQVFRATAGTDG from the coding sequence GTGGACCTGCTGCGCAACGCGGTGCGGCCCTACGCGTGGGGCTCGCGCACCGTGATCGCGGAACTGCTCGGGCGCGAGGTCCCGGCCCCGCACCCGGAGGCCGAGCTGTGGCTGGGCGCCCACCCCGGCGACCCGTCCACGCTGCTCGGCGCGGACGGCGCGGAGACCTCGCTGCTGGCCGCGATCAACGGCGAACCGGAGTTCCACCTCGGCAAGGCCTGCGCCCGCCGCTGGGACAACCGGCTGCCGTTCCTGCTCAAGGTGCTCGCCGCCGAGGAGCCGCTGAGCATCCAGGCGCACCCCTCGGCCGCCCAGGCCGCCGAGGGCTACGCCAAGGAGGAGGCGGCAGGCATCCCCAGGGACGCGCCCAACCGCAACTACCCCGACCCGACCGCCAAGCCGGAGCTGATCTGCGCGCTCTCGGAGTTCCACGCCCTGGCCGGGTTCCGGGACGCCGACCGGACGGTGGCGCTGCTGGCCGCGCTGGACGTGCCCGAGCTGGCCGGACACGCCCAGCTGCTGGCCGCCGACCCCGGCCCGGACGGGCTGCGCGCGCTGTTCACCACCTGGATCACCCTGCCCCAGCTCGCGCTGGAAGGGCTGCTGCCGCCGCTGCTGGAGGCCTGCATCCGGCACCTGCGCGAGCGCGGCGAGTTCGCCCTGGAATGCCGCACCGTGCTGGAGCTCGGCGAACGCCACCCCGGTGACGCCGGCGTGCTGGCCGCGCTGCTGATGAACCGGCTGGTGCTCCAGCCCGGCGAGGCCATCCACCTGCCGGCCGGCAACCTGCACGCCTACCTGCACGGCACCGGCGTGGAGATCCTGGCCAACTCCGACAACATCCTGCGCGGCGGCCTGACCCCCAAGCACGTGGACGTGCCGGAGCTGTTGCGGGTGCTGGACTTCTCCTGCGGGGACATGCCGGTGCTGCGCGGCGAGCGGGTCAGCCGCCACCTCACCGCGTACCCGACGCCCGCGCCGGAGTTCGAGCTGTCCAGGGTGGACATCCCGGCGGACGCCCCGGCCGCCGAGGAGGTGCTGCTGCCAGCCGACGGGCCGCAGATCCTCATCTGCACGCAAGGGAAAGCCCTGCTCACCGCCGAGGACGGCACCCGGCTGGAGCTGCCCCGCGGCGCCTCGGCCTGGCTGGCCGCCGGTGATCCGAAGACCAGGGTGTCCAATCCGACGGACACCGATCTACAGGTCTTCCGCGCGACCGCGGGCACGGACGGCTAG
- a CDS encoding cation diffusion facilitator family transporter has protein sequence MAAGGGTKAIVAALVANAGIAAAKFVGFAITGSSSMLAEGVHSVADTSNQALLLVGQKTAARKPSESHPFGYGRDRYFYSFVVALLLFTLGSAFALYEGIHKLEDPEGLTSPLVAVGILVVAIGLESWSFHTAIQESKKIKGNATWWQFIRNAKTPELPVVLLEDLGALVGLVLALGGVGMTVLTGDPVWDAIGTLCIGVLLGVIAITLIIETKSLLIGEGANPDVLAVIVDELATATVDHVIHIRTQYIGPDELLVAAKIALQPKLSVAEVAQAINDAEARVRAKVPEARLIYLEPDLDHSVKAGA, from the coding sequence GTGGCAGCAGGGGGCGGCACCAAGGCGATCGTGGCGGCATTGGTCGCCAACGCGGGGATCGCCGCCGCGAAGTTCGTCGGCTTCGCCATCACCGGCTCGTCCTCGATGCTCGCCGAGGGCGTGCACTCGGTGGCCGACACCTCCAACCAGGCGCTGCTGCTGGTGGGGCAGAAGACCGCCGCGCGCAAGCCGAGCGAGTCGCACCCGTTCGGCTACGGACGGGACCGGTACTTCTACTCCTTCGTGGTCGCGCTGCTGCTGTTCACCCTGGGCTCGGCGTTCGCGCTCTACGAGGGCATCCACAAGCTGGAGGACCCGGAAGGGCTGACCTCGCCGCTGGTCGCGGTGGGCATCCTGGTGGTGGCCATCGGCCTGGAGAGCTGGAGCTTCCACACCGCGATCCAGGAGTCCAAGAAGATCAAGGGCAACGCCACCTGGTGGCAGTTCATCCGCAACGCCAAGACCCCTGAGCTGCCGGTGGTGCTGCTGGAGGACCTCGGCGCGCTGGTCGGCCTCGTCCTCGCGCTCGGCGGTGTCGGCATGACCGTGCTGACCGGCGACCCGGTCTGGGACGCCATCGGCACCCTGTGCATCGGCGTGCTGCTCGGCGTGATCGCGATCACCCTGATCATCGAGACCAAGAGCCTGCTCATCGGCGAGGGCGCCAACCCGGACGTGCTCGCGGTGATCGTGGACGAGCTGGCCACCGCCACGGTGGACCACGTGATCCACATCCGCACCCAGTACATCGGCCCGGACGAGCTGCTGGTCGCGGCCAAGATCGCGTTGCAGCCCAAGCTCTCCGTGGCCGAGGTGGCCCAGGCGATCAACGACGCCGAGGCGCGGGTGCGGGCCAAGGTGCCGGAGGCCCGGCTGATCTACCTGGAGCCCGACCTGGACCACTCGGTCAAGGCAGGCGCCTGA
- a CDS encoding phosphomannomutase/phosphoglucomutase — translation MRDLSGIVKAYDVRGLVGEQLDTDVVRDLGAAFARLVGGPAVVIGHDMRESSPGFASAFAEGVTAQGVDAVSIGLASTDMLYFASGKLNLPGAMFTASHNPAQYNGIKLCRAGAAPVGQDSGLTEIREMVEQGVPEFLGARGSVSERDLLTDYAAYLRGLVDLTGIRPLKIAVDAGNGMGGYTVPEVFKGLPIEVVPMYFELDGNFPNHEANPLDPKNIVDLQAKVREIGADAGIAFDGDADRCFVVDANGDPVSPSAITALVAVRELAKEPGGTIIHNLITSKGVPEIVAEHGGKPVRTRVGHSFIKQTMAETGAIFGGEHSAHYYFRDFWRADTGMLAAMHVLAALGEQDKSLAEITRDFARYAASGEINSTVHDQADRLAAIKAAFGGRDGVTLDELDGLTIELPDGSWFNLRASNTEPLLRLNIEAKDAEAVAALRDEVLAIVRA, via the coding sequence GTGCGAGACCTGTCCGGCATCGTCAAGGCATACGACGTCCGCGGGTTGGTGGGAGAACAGCTCGACACCGACGTGGTGCGCGACCTCGGTGCGGCCTTCGCCCGGCTCGTCGGTGGCCCCGCCGTGGTCATCGGGCACGACATGCGCGAGTCCTCACCCGGCTTCGCCAGCGCCTTCGCCGAGGGGGTCACCGCCCAGGGCGTCGACGCCGTCTCCATCGGCCTGGCCAGCACGGACATGCTCTACTTCGCCTCCGGCAAGCTGAACCTGCCCGGCGCGATGTTCACCGCCAGCCACAACCCGGCCCAGTACAACGGCATCAAGCTCTGCCGCGCGGGCGCCGCGCCGGTGGGCCAGGACAGCGGGCTCACCGAGATCCGCGAGATGGTCGAGCAGGGCGTGCCCGAGTTCCTCGGCGCCCGCGGCTCGGTCTCCGAGCGCGACCTGCTCACCGACTACGCCGCCTACCTGCGCGGCCTGGTCGACCTCACCGGCATCCGGCCGCTGAAGATCGCGGTGGACGCGGGCAACGGCATGGGCGGCTACACCGTGCCCGAGGTGTTCAAGGGCCTGCCCATCGAGGTCGTGCCGATGTACTTCGAGCTCGACGGCAACTTCCCCAACCACGAGGCCAACCCGCTGGACCCGAAGAACATCGTGGACCTGCAGGCCAAGGTGCGCGAGATCGGCGCGGACGCGGGCATCGCCTTCGACGGCGACGCCGACCGCTGCTTCGTGGTCGACGCCAACGGCGACCCGGTCTCGCCGAGCGCGATCACCGCGCTGGTCGCCGTGCGCGAGCTGGCCAAGGAGCCGGGCGGCACGATCATCCACAACCTGATCACCTCCAAGGGCGTGCCGGAGATCGTCGCCGAGCACGGCGGCAAGCCGGTGCGCACCAGGGTCGGGCACTCCTTCATCAAGCAGACCATGGCCGAGACCGGCGCCATCTTCGGCGGCGAGCACTCCGCGCACTACTACTTCCGGGACTTCTGGCGGGCCGACACCGGCATGCTGGCCGCCATGCACGTGCTGGCCGCGCTCGGCGAGCAGGACAAGTCGCTGGCCGAGATCACCAGGGACTTCGCCCGCTACGCCGCCTCCGGTGAGATCAACTCCACCGTGCACGACCAGGCCGACCGGCTGGCCGCGATCAAGGCGGCCTTCGGCGGCAGGGACGGGGTGACGCTGGACGAGCTGGACGGGCTCACCATCGAGCTGCCGGACGGCTCCTGGTTCAACCTGCGCGCCTCCAACACCGAGCCGCTGCTGCGACTGAACATCGAGGCCAAGGACGCCGAGGCCGTCGCCGCGCTGCGCGACGAGGTCCTGGCGATCGTCCGGGCCTGA
- a CDS encoding SIS domain-containing protein — protein sequence MLDDVLLDDPARLAEADTGGLLRAAASAGAQMRSTIEAAQEFGLDRLAEDRPRALVLLTRPGVGPAAAALLAALLGPACPVPVVVTDVVPTWIGALDMIIAHADDPGDPVLAESIDRAARRGARIVLTAPAEGPVAAAAAGQALLLPPRVHAPHGLGFARALAAGLLTVTKLGLLRTDVGLIADELDREAERDHPMHESFVNPAKALALRLADRTPLLWGLDHVATAVAAHAAQSLATFAGVVSDVAGYPQAVLRPALHRAAVQGSSGHDLFADPDDLSTGPTPRVLLLAVRRGPIADATRRAAEDTLPGADLVAPAEEVTGDEALCAALLAVRFDLAALYLGLAAGTLGGPGVVSPVIA from the coding sequence GTGCTCGACGACGTCCTGCTCGACGACCCGGCCCGGCTCGCCGAGGCCGACACCGGAGGGCTGTTGCGGGCGGCCGCCTCGGCGGGCGCCCAGATGCGCTCGACCATCGAGGCCGCGCAGGAGTTCGGCCTGGACCGCCTCGCCGAGGACCGCCCCCGCGCGCTGGTGCTGCTCACCAGGCCCGGAGTCGGCCCGGCGGCCGCGGCGCTGCTGGCCGCGCTGCTCGGCCCGGCCTGCCCGGTGCCAGTGGTGGTCACCGACGTGGTGCCCACCTGGATCGGCGCGCTGGACATGATCATCGCGCACGCCGACGACCCCGGTGACCCGGTGCTCGCCGAGTCCATCGACCGCGCCGCCCGCCGCGGCGCGCGGATCGTGCTCACCGCGCCCGCGGAGGGCCCGGTGGCCGCCGCGGCCGCCGGACAGGCCCTGCTGTTACCGCCACGGGTGCACGCGCCGCACGGCCTCGGCTTCGCGCGTGCGCTGGCCGCCGGGCTGCTCACGGTCACCAAGCTCGGCCTGCTGCGCACCGACGTCGGCCTGATCGCCGACGAGCTGGACCGGGAGGCCGAACGCGACCACCCGATGCACGAGTCCTTCGTCAACCCGGCCAAGGCGCTCGCGCTCCGGCTGGCCGACCGGACCCCGCTGCTGTGGGGGCTGGACCACGTCGCCACCGCGGTGGCCGCGCACGCCGCGCAGTCACTGGCCACCTTCGCCGGGGTGGTCTCCGACGTGGCCGGATACCCGCAGGCCGTGCTCCGGCCCGCGCTGCACCGCGCGGCTGTGCAGGGCAGCTCCGGCCACGACCTGTTCGCCGACCCGGACGACCTGTCCACCGGGCCGACCCCGCGGGTGCTGCTGCTCGCGGTCCGCCGCGGCCCGATCGCCGATGCCACCCGCCGCGCCGCCGAGGACACCCTCCCCGGCGCCGACCTGGTGGCCCCGGCCGAGGAGGTCACCGGCGACGAGGCCCTGTGCGCCGCGCTGCTCGCGGTGCGCTTCGACCTGGCCGCCCTGTACCTGGGGCTGGCCGCCGGCACGCTGGGCGGGCCGGGAGTGGTGTCGCCGGTCATCGCCTGA
- the ahcY gene encoding adenosylhomocysteinase — MTAERLQTRNGIDFAVADLSLAEFGRKEIRLAEHEMPGLMALRREYAEVYPLRGARIAGSLHMTVQTAVLIETLVSLGAEVRWVSCNIFSTQDHAAAAVVVGPHGTEEEPKGVPVFAWKGETLEEYWWCTRQLFDFADGQGPNMILDDGGDATMLVHKGTEFEKNGVVPNTEADDPEEWQVFLELLRQSLKESDNRWTKIGEGILGVTEETTTGVLRLYQLAEAGQLLFPAINVNDSVTKSKFDNRYGCRHSLIDGLNRATDVLIGGKVALVAGYGDVGKGCAESLRGQGARVIVAEIDPICGLQAAMDGYQVGTIDKLVDQADIIITATGNKDVLLVEHMARMKHQAIVANIGHFDNEIDMAGLQRYPGIHRTNIKPQVDEWRFPSGRTVIVLSEGRLMNLGNATGHPSFVMSNSFSNQVIAQIELFTKNEEYDKEVFRLPKALDEKVAKIHLEALGGELTKLTKEQAEYINVDVEGPYKLEHYRY, encoded by the coding sequence ATGACCGCCGAAAGGCTGCAGACCCGTAATGGCATCGACTTCGCGGTAGCCGATCTTTCGCTGGCCGAGTTCGGCCGCAAGGAGATCCGCCTGGCCGAACACGAGATGCCGGGCCTGATGGCGCTGCGCCGTGAGTACGCGGAGGTCTACCCGCTGCGTGGCGCGCGGATCGCCGGCTCGCTGCACATGACCGTGCAGACCGCGGTGCTCATCGAGACCCTGGTGTCGCTGGGTGCGGAGGTGCGCTGGGTCTCCTGCAACATCTTCTCCACCCAGGACCACGCCGCGGCCGCGGTCGTCGTCGGCCCGCACGGCACCGAGGAGGAGCCCAAGGGCGTCCCGGTGTTCGCGTGGAAGGGCGAGACCCTGGAGGAGTACTGGTGGTGCACCCGCCAGCTCTTCGACTTCGCCGACGGCCAGGGCCCGAACATGATCCTGGACGACGGCGGCGACGCCACCATGCTGGTGCACAAGGGCACCGAGTTCGAGAAGAACGGCGTGGTGCCCAACACCGAGGCCGACGACCCGGAGGAGTGGCAGGTCTTCCTGGAGCTGCTGCGGCAGTCCCTCAAGGAGTCCGACAACCGCTGGACCAAGATCGGTGAGGGCATCCTCGGCGTCACCGAGGAGACCACCACCGGCGTGCTGCGCCTGTACCAGCTGGCCGAGGCGGGTCAGCTGCTCTTCCCCGCGATCAACGTCAACGACTCGGTCACCAAGTCGAAGTTCGACAACCGCTACGGCTGCCGCCACTCGCTGATCGACGGCCTCAACCGGGCCACCGACGTGCTCATCGGCGGCAAGGTCGCGCTCGTCGCGGGCTACGGCGACGTCGGCAAGGGCTGCGCCGAGTCCCTTCGCGGCCAGGGCGCCCGGGTGATCGTGGCCGAGATCGACCCGATCTGTGGCCTGCAGGCGGCGATGGACGGTTACCAGGTCGGCACCATCGACAAGCTGGTCGACCAGGCGGACATCATCATCACCGCCACCGGCAACAAGGACGTGCTGCTCGTCGAGCACATGGCCCGGATGAAGCACCAGGCGATCGTGGCGAACATCGGCCACTTCGACAACGAGATCGACATGGCCGGGCTGCAGCGCTACCCCGGCATCCACCGCACCAACATCAAGCCGCAGGTCGACGAGTGGCGCTTCCCCTCCGGCCGCACGGTCATCGTGCTCTCCGAGGGCCGCCTGATGAACCTGGGCAACGCCACCGGCCACCCGAGCTTCGTCATGTCGAACTCCTTCTCCAACCAGGTGATCGCGCAGATCGAGCTGTTCACCAAGAACGAGGAGTACGACAAGGAGGTCTTCCGCCTGCCGAAGGCACTGGACGAGAAGGTCGCCAAGATCCACCTCGAGGCCCTCGGTGGCGAGCTGACCAAGCTCACCAAGGAGCAGGCCGAGTACATCAACGTGGACGTCGAGGGCCCGTACAAGCTGGAGCACTACCGCTACTGA
- a CDS encoding DUF3499 domain-containing protein, with protein MRSVRRCSRTGCTNPAVATLTYAYADSTAVVGPLATYSEPHSYDLCEQHAMRLTAPRGWEVVRHEGEFAVPQPTVDDLTALAEAVREAGRADRPIEATEPAYGTGRRGHLRVLPDPLED; from the coding sequence GTGCGGAGCGTAAGAAGGTGCTCGCGGACCGGGTGCACGAACCCGGCCGTTGCGACGCTGACCTACGCCTACGCCGACTCCACCGCGGTCGTCGGGCCGCTGGCCACCTATTCCGAGCCGCACAGCTATGACCTGTGCGAACAGCACGCGATGCGGCTCACCGCCCCCCGTGGGTGGGAGGTCGTCCGGCACGAGGGCGAGTTCGCCGTTCCCCAACCTACGGTGGACGACCTGACCGCGCTGGCCGAGGCGGTGCGTGAGGCAGGCCGGGCGGACCGCCCGATCGAGGCGACCGAGCCCGCGTACGGCACCGGCCGACGAGGCCACCTCAGGGTGCTCCCAGACCCTCTCGAGGACTGA
- a CDS encoding metallopeptidase family protein encodes MARGTRRGIRQRRDRHGRGMRGQLYPSTMPAARSRSERFDAVVLEALEPIEQRWRNELTQLDVAVDDVPELPSAKPEALSWGDDVVEDGNVPLARLVPAGVDRRGLPTRARIVLYRRPLEARAKDGADLSDLVHDVLVEQVATYLGLDPEVIDGD; translated from the coding sequence ATGGCAAGGGGTACCCGACGGGGGATCAGGCAGCGTCGGGACCGGCACGGGCGAGGTATGCGAGGGCAGCTCTACCCCTCGACGATGCCTGCTGCCCGCAGTCGCTCGGAGCGTTTCGACGCGGTGGTGCTGGAGGCCCTGGAGCCGATCGAGCAGCGCTGGCGCAACGAGCTGACCCAGCTGGACGTCGCGGTGGACGACGTCCCTGAGCTGCCCTCGGCCAAGCCCGAGGCGCTGAGCTGGGGCGATGACGTGGTCGAGGACGGCAACGTGCCGCTGGCCCGGCTGGTGCCGGCCGGCGTGGACCGCCGCGGCCTGCCCACCCGGGCGCGCATCGTGCTCTACCGCCGCCCGCTGGAAGCCCGCGCGAAGGACGGCGCGGACCTCTCCGACCTGGTGCACGACGTGCTCGTCGAGCAGGTCGCCACCTACCTCGGCCTCGACCCGGAAGTCATCGACGGCGACTAA
- a CDS encoding glutamate mutase L, whose product MTILCLDVGSTWTKAALVGLDGALLGTAQHPTTPPEVLTGIDAVTAELRATGAEVLACSSAGGGLRLAVVGQERLVSAEAAYRVALSAGAKIVHVAAGELDGAGIKALRASTPDVLLLVGGTDGGETRVLAHNAKRVAANRLRAPVVLAGNREVRAEATAALTAAGRTVIATDNVLPDVGELAPGPARAAIRELFLTHVIGGKGLSRGPRFRRLVRAVTPDAVLRGVAELAAALADSDAPGAVLVVDVGGATTDVYSAVATVDELAGRSTVELPPDRRTVEGDLGMRWSAPGVLAEAAAERLIDAAEAESLAARAEFRAGAVDWVPADAVETAVDGRIAELAAVLGLRRHLRLVAGRLGPQGVGLLVLSGGVFRHAEPARVEAVVTALRADPVLRPVLRNARAVVDQRYVLAPAGLLAEAGHSAASRKLLTGTLGFF is encoded by the coding sequence GTGACCATCCTTTGCCTCGACGTCGGTTCGACGTGGACCAAGGCCGCGCTGGTCGGCCTGGACGGCGCGCTGCTCGGCACCGCCCAGCACCCCACCACGCCGCCGGAGGTGCTCACCGGCATCGACGCGGTCACCGCCGAACTGCGCGCCACCGGCGCCGAGGTGCTGGCCTGCTCCTCGGCCGGTGGCGGCCTGCGGCTGGCCGTGGTCGGCCAGGAACGGCTGGTCAGCGCCGAGGCCGCGTACCGGGTCGCGCTCTCGGCCGGGGCGAAGATCGTGCACGTGGCCGCTGGCGAGCTGGACGGCGCAGGCATCAAGGCGTTGCGGGCCAGTACGCCCGATGTGCTGCTGCTGGTCGGCGGCACCGACGGTGGCGAGACCAGGGTGTTGGCGCACAACGCGAAGCGGGTGGCGGCCAACCGGTTGCGGGCGCCGGTCGTGCTGGCCGGGAACCGGGAGGTGCGGGCCGAGGCGACCGCGGCGCTGACCGCGGCCGGGCGGACCGTGATCGCCACCGACAACGTGCTGCCCGACGTCGGCGAGCTGGCCCCAGGCCCGGCGCGGGCGGCGATCCGGGAGCTGTTCCTGACCCACGTCATCGGCGGCAAGGGCCTGTCCAGGGGACCGCGGTTCCGGCGGCTGGTCCGGGCGGTCACGCCGGACGCGGTGCTGCGCGGGGTGGCCGAGCTGGCCGCGGCGCTGGCCGACTCGGACGCGCCCGGCGCGGTGCTGGTGGTGGACGTGGGCGGGGCGACCACCGACGTGTACTCGGCAGTGGCGACCGTGGACGAGCTGGCCGGGCGCAGCACGGTGGAGCTGCCGCCGGACCGGCGGACCGTGGAGGGCGACCTGGGCATGCGCTGGTCCGCGCCCGGGGTGCTGGCCGAGGCGGCGGCGGAGCGGTTGATCGACGCGGCGGAGGCGGAGTCCCTTGCCGCGCGGGCGGAGTTCCGGGCCGGGGCGGTGGACTGGGTGCCAGCCGATGCGGTGGAGACCGCGGTGGACGGCCGGATCGCCGAGCTGGCCGCGGTGCTCGGCCTGCGTCGTCACCTGCGGCTGGTCGCCGGGCGGCTGGGACCGCAGGGTGTCGGGCTGCTGGTGTTGTCCGGCGGCGTGTTCCGGCACGCCGAGCCCGCCAGGGTGGAGGCCGTGGTGACCGCGTTGCGCGCCGATCCGGTGCTGCGGCCGGTGCTGCGCAACGCCAGGGCCGTGGTGGACCAGCGCTACGTGCTCGCGCCGGCCGGACTGCTCGCCGAGGCCGGGCACAGTGCGGCCAGCCGGAAACTGCTGACCGGGACGCTAGGGTTTTTCTAG
- a CDS encoding Trm112 family protein yields the protein MSTQLDPDLLEILACPCPAHGKLTPGTPDDAEADYLTCTACARRFPVRDGIPVLLLDEAEGGPAADGPSAAG from the coding sequence GTGTCCACGCAGCTCGACCCGGATCTGCTGGAGATCCTGGCCTGCCCGTGCCCCGCGCACGGCAAGCTGACCCCCGGCACGCCCGATGACGCCGAGGCCGACTACCTGACCTGCACCGCCTGCGCCCGCCGGTTCCCGGTGCGCGACGGCATCCCGGTGCTCCTGCTCGACGAAGCCGAGGGCGGCCCGGCCGCCGACGGGCCGTCCGCCGCAGGGTGA